One stretch of Sander lucioperca isolate FBNREF2018 chromosome 13, SLUC_FBN_1.2, whole genome shotgun sequence DNA includes these proteins:
- the LOC116064901 gene encoding roundabout homolog 1-like isoform X2 gives MMPACLTGIYCLLAFLQICSGSRLRQEDFPPRIVEHPSDLIVSKGEPATLNCKAEGRPTPTVEWYKDGERVETDRDNPRSHRMLLPSGSLFFLRIVHGRRSKPDDGSYVCVARNYLGQAISHNASLEVAILRDDFRQNPVDVMVAVGEPAVLECQPPRGHPEPTISWRRDGTNLDDRDERITIRSGKLMITNTRKSDAGKYICVGTNMVGERESEIAELTVLERPTFVKRPSSVVVLAEESVEFHCVVQGDPVPTVRWRKDDSDLPKGRFEILEDHTLIVRQVTSLDEGSYTCVVENMVGKSESSATLTVHVNTVPPAFAIRPRNQVVTVGRTVTFQCEATGNPQPAIFWQREGSESLLFSYQPPQPFSRLSVSQMGSLTITDVQRSDGGFYSCQALNIAGSVITKALLEVTDSGSNHPPPVIRQGPLNQTIPVDSTVVLGCQTADFPSPTVHWKKDGLLVSPMDSRMSIADTGSLEIRYAKLGDTGFYTCLASSPNGEASWTAYLQVEEFGVVVQSSQPIDPNLIPSAPSKPEVTDISHTSVTLSWKTNPNAGATPTSYLIEAFSYTLGSRWVTLAEHIKTQTFVLRNLRPATVYLFMVRAVNAYGLSDPSPISDSVRTQDSTSTMQGVDHRHIQRELGDVVIHLHPPTVLSSSAVRMQWMVEQQSTYIQGYKVLYRVSAEHGQPEGQWSVLEVHTPREDGVVIGQLKRGSIYEFKVRPFFDEFQGADSEVKVVRTLEEAPSRAPQGITVTKSDTNGTAILVAWKPPPQREEAGVIQEYKIWCLGNESRYHVNQSVDGSTFSVLISNLAPGIRYSVEVAASNGAGPGVRSDVTFFQLDSTGQMMDISEERDTLSQISDVVRQPAFIAGIGATCWLVLMIFSVWLYRHRKKRNGLSSTYTGIRKVPSFTFTPTVAYQRGESVCSAARPGLLSMGEPLNQLWLPDNWPNACANHKDCSINCCNNGNGTSDSNMTTYSRPADCIANYGNHTENKQGGQLGSEMAIYSDVNLSNKLNEIKTFNNSNLCYASPGGDSAATYEPIPYATTQLIQASIKNKAATGVAMAEPLDMPCWKQPPNLPPIPKEMAVQMQYNIIEQNMLNKDHLQGSEGMIHPKTIPYNQTRDHSTGGSHHSSDRGSNSTSGSQNQKKGTRAPKIPKHNAVSWGEALSPPHANAWDCDEYSLPMERSFDPEERMEGCPTPPLRGAASSPLEVFYSHPPNATPQGDLSNGLQDGTEHLSQHISGHPRPLSPTHTYSSIPFCMDTDVQEEDEEEEEEEAEEETDAELADSYYSQHHKRQKHKHQLHHPSPHNLLLHGLEQTPASSTGDLDRSVTGSMVNSWGSASEDNISSGRSSVVSTSEGSFFTDGDFNQAVASSRDIVGLRMCRYPEESGRRHQRPSSPMSTDSNMSPAITHKRPRRHKQNQSGQQGYQPKDIFNDDSCMPLNFPSQMSHSDYKVRGATLPRMGSGEARGRRGSAGTQRVREASFEQRESQDKHKTPLGGKGSSKGRQHSEIGDVLLYSRPSFPSGQAQREPDDTNSSSFMSCGDSRTKQGGQLAPTGQVEEFLKS, from the exons TTTTACGCGATGACTTCAGACAGAACCCAGTGGACGTTATGGTTGCAGTGGGGGAGCCGGCTGTCCTGGAGTGCCAACCACCTCGTGGGCACCCTGAACCCACCATCTCCTGGAGGAGAGATGGTACCAACTTAGATGACAGAGATGAACGCATCACA ATTCGCAGCGGCAAGCTGATGATCACCAACACCAGGAAGAGTGATGCAGGGAAATACATCTGCGTTGGGACTAACATggtgggagagagggagagcgagatCGCCGAACTCACTGTGCTTG AGCGGCCAACCTTTGTGAAGCGGCCCAGCAGTGTGGTGGTGTTGGCTGAGGAGAGCGTGGAGTTCCACTGTGTGGTTCAAGGAGACCCTGTTCCCACTGTCCGCTGGAGGAAAGATGATTCTGACCTGCCTAAGGGCCG ATTTGAAATCCTAGAGGACCATACCTTGATTGTTCGCCAAGTGACCTCTTTAGATGAGGGCTCCTATACATGTGTGGTGGAGAACATGGTTGGAAAGTCTGAATCATCTGCCACGCTCACTGTACACG TCAATACTG TGCCCCCAGCATTTGCCATACGCCCCAGGAACCAGGTGGTGACAGTGGGCAGGACGGTCACCTTCCAGTGCGAGGCCACTGGCAATCCACAGCCCGCTATCTTCTGGCAGAGGGAGGGCAGTGAG AGTTTGCTGTTCTCGTACCAGCCACCACAGCCCTTtagccgtctgtctgtctcccagATGGGCAGTTTGACCATTACCGACGTTCAGCGCTCTGATGGCGGCTTTTACAGTTGCCAGGCTCTCAACATCGCTGGCAGTGTTATTACCAAAGCACTGCTGGAGGTCACAGACT ctgGATCAAACCACCCTCCCCCTGTGATTAGGCAGGGCCCACTCAATCAGACCATTCCTGTGGACAGCACAGTGGTCCTGGGTTGCCAAACAGCTGACTTTCCATCTCCTACAGTCCACTGGAAGAAGGACGGTCTGCTGGTTTCTCCCATGGACTCCCGCATGTCCATAGCAGACACAGGATCACTGGAGATTCGCTACGCTAAG CTGGGAGATACAGGCTTCTACACTTGTTTAGCTTCTAGTCCCAATGGAGAAGCTTCCTGGACAGCATACTTACAGGTGGAGG AGTTTGGAGTTGTTGTTCAGTCCAGTCAGCCGATAGACCCTAACCTGATTCCCAGTGCTCCGTCTAAACCTGAGGTGACTGACATCAGCCatacctctgtcactctgtCGTGGAAAACAAACCCCAATGCTGGTGCAACACCTACATCTTACCTGATCGAGGCATTCAG TTATACGTTAGGCAGCAGATGGGTGACCCTAGCTGAGCATATAAAGACACAGACCTTTGTACTGAGGAACCTGAGGCCAGCAACTGTCTACCTCTTTATGGTCAGAGCGGTGAATGCTTATGGCCTCAGTGACCCCAGTCCAATCTCTGACTCTGTCAGAACACAGG ACAGCACTTCCACCATGCAGGGAGTGGATCACCGACACATCCAGAGGGAGCTGGGAGATGTGGTTATCCACCTGCACCCACCAACTGTTCTTTCATCTTCTGCTGTCAGGATGCAGTGGATG GTTGAGCAGCAGTCCACATACATCCAGGGTTACAAGGTGCTTTACAGGGTATCCGCTGAGCACGGCCAGCCAGAGGGGCAGTGGAGTGTCCTGGAAGTACACACCCCACGGGAGGACGGGGTGGTGATCGGTCAGCTGAAGAGAGGTTCCATCTACGAATTCAAAGTGCGCCCTTTCTTTGATGAGTTCCAGGGAGCTGACAGTGAGGTCAAGGTGGTCAGGACGTTGGAAGAAG CCCCTAGCAGAGCACCCCAGGGCATTACAGTGACAAAGAGTGATACCAATGGGACCGCCATCCTTGTTGCTTGGAAACCGCCTCCACAACGGGAAGAAGCTGGAGTCATTCAGGAGTACAAG ATCTGGTGTCTGGGTAATGAGAGTCGCTATCATGTAAACCAGTCGGTCGACGGCTCCACCTTCTCTGTGCTCATCTCCAATCTGGCACCGGGAATTCGCTACAGCGTAGAGGTTGCTGCCAGCAATGGTGCTGGACCTGGGGTCAGGAGtgatgtcactttttttcaattag ACTCTACAGGCCAGATGATGGATATCAGTGAGGAAAGAGACACCTTGTCTCAGATCTCAGATGTGGTGAGGCAACCAGCATTTATTGCTGGCATTGGCGCCACCTGCTGGTTGGTCCTCATGATCTTCAGTGTGTGGCTCTACCGTCACCGCAAGAAGAGAAATGGCCTCAGCAGCACATACACCGGCATCCGCAAgg TCCCCTCATTCACCTTTACACCTACag TGGCATATCAAAGAGGAGAATCAGTGTGCAGTGCTGCCAG ACCTGGCCTTCTCAGCATGGGTGAACCTCTAAACCAGCTGTGGCTGCCAGACAATTGGCCAAATGCATGTGCCAATCACAAGGACTGTAGCATCAACTGCTGCAATAATGGCAATGGCACCAGTGACAGTAACATGACAACATACAGCCGACCAG CTGACTGCATAGCTAACTATGGAAACCATACAGAAAACAAACAGGGGGGACAGCTTGGTTCTGAGATGGCCATTTACAGCGATGTGAACCTCTCCAACAAGCTTAATGAGATtaaaacattcaacaactccAACTTGTGCTACGCGAGTCCAGGAGGAGATTCAGCAGCCACATATGAACCTATCCCGTACGCCACCACACAGCTCATTCAAGCCAGCATTAAAAATAAGGCAGCCACTGGTGTCGCTATGGCAGAGCCTCTGGACATGCCCTGCTGGAAACagccccccaacctgcctccaaTACCAAAGGAGATGGCAGTACAGATGCAATACAACATAATTGAAcaaaacatgctaaataaag ATCATCTGCAAGGAAGTGAAGGAATGATCCATCCTAAAACTATCCCCTACAACCAGACCCGTGATCACAGCACAGGAGGCTCACACCACAGCTCAGACAGAGGCAGCAACAGCACCTCAG GGagtcaaaatcaaaagaaagGAACACGGGCCCCAAAGATCCCAAAACATAATGCAGTAAGCTGGGGAGAAGCCCTGTCTCCTCCTCATGCTAATGCATGGGACTGTGATGAGTATAGCCTACCCATGGAAAGGAG TTTTGATCCAGAGGAGAGAATGGAAGGCTGCCCTACTCCACCACTTAGAGGGGCTGCCTCATCCCCTCTTGAAGTGTTTTATAGTCACCCACCTAACGCAACACCACAGGGAGACCTGAGCAATGGCCTGCAAGATGGAACCGAGCACCTCAG CCAACACATCAGCGGCCACCCTCGCCCTCTTTCCCCAACACACACCTACAGCTCCATACCCTTCTGCATGGACACCGATGtacaggaggaggatgaggaggaagaggaggaggaggcagaagaGGAGACAGACGCAGAGCTCGCTGACAGTTACTACAGCCAACACCACAAACGGCAGAAGCACAAACACCAGCTGCACCACCCCTCTCCACACAATCTGCTTCTCCATGGGCTGGAGCAGACCCCAGCCTCCAGCACTGGGGATCTGGACAGATCAGTCACAGGGTCCATGGTCAACAGCTGGGGCTCAGCATCTGAGGACAACATCTCATCTGGCAGGTCCAGTGTTGTCAGCACCTCGGAAGGATCCTTCTTTACAGACGGCGATTTCAACCAGGCAGTGGCCTCTTCGCGGGATATTGTAGGCCTGCGCATGTGTAGATACCCAGAGGAGTCAG GCCGGCGGCACCAGCGGCCCAGCAGCCCCATGTCCACAGACAGCAACATGAGTCCTGCAATAACACATAAAAGACCCAGAAGGCATAAACAGAACCAGTCCGGTCAACAGGGCTACCAACCCAAAGATATCTTCAATGACG ACTCTTGCATGCCTCTGAATTTTCCAAGCCAGATGTCCCACAGCGACTATAAAGTGAGGGGGGCAACGCTGCCTCGGATGGGCTCCGGGGAGGCCCGGGGTCGACGAGGTAGCGCCGGGACTCAAAGGGTCAGGGAGGCTTCAtttgagcagagagagagccagGACAAGCACAAGACTCCACTAGGAGGGAAAGGAAGCAGCAAAGGCCGACAGCACTCAG AAATTGGGGATGTCCTTCTGTACAGTCGTCCCTCTTTCCCATCAGGTCAAGCTCAGAGGGAGCCTGATGATACTAATTCATCCAGCTTTATGTCATGTGGAGACTCAAGGACCAAACAGGGAGGACAGCTGGCACCTACAGGACAGGTGGAAGAG ttcCTGAAAAGCTAA
- the LOC116064901 gene encoding roundabout homolog 1-like isoform X3 — protein sequence MVAVGEPAVLECQPPRGHPEPTISWRRDGTNLDDRDERITIRSGKLMITNTRKSDAGKYICVGTNMVGERESEIAELTVLERPTFVKRPSSVVVLAEESVEFHCVVQGDPVPTVRWRKDDSDLPKGRFEILEDHTLIVRQVTSLDEGSYTCVVENMVGKSESSATLTVHVNTVPPAFAIRPRNQVVTVGRTVTFQCEATGNPQPAIFWQREGSESLLFSYQPPQPFSRLSVSQMGSLTITDVQRSDGGFYSCQALNIAGSVITKALLEVTDSGSNHPPPVIRQGPLNQTIPVDSTVVLGCQTADFPSPTVHWKKDGLLVSPMDSRMSIADTGSLEIRYAKLGDTGFYTCLASSPNGEASWTAYLQVEEFGVVVQSSQPIDPNLIPSAPSKPEVTDISHTSVTLSWKTNPNAGATPTSYLIEAFSYTLGSRWVTLAEHIKTQTFVLRNLRPATVYLFMVRAVNAYGLSDPSPISDSVRTQDSTSTMQGVDHRHIQRELGDVVIHLHPPTVLSSSAVRMQWMVEQQSTYIQGYKVLYRVSAEHGQPEGQWSVLEVHTPREDGVVIGQLKRGSIYEFKVRPFFDEFQGADSEVKVVRTLEEAPSRAPQGITVTKSDTNGTAILVAWKPPPQREEAGVIQEYKIWCLGNESRYHVNQSVDGSTFSVLISNLAPGIRYSVEVAASNGAGPGVRSDVTFFQLDSTGQMMDISEERDTLSQISDVVRQPAFIAGIGATCWLVLMIFSVWLYRHRKKRNGLSSTYTGIRKVPSFTFTPTVAYQRGESVCSAARPGLLSMGEPLNQLWLPDNWPNACANHKDCSINCCNNGNGTSDSNMTTYSRPADCIANYGNHTENKQGGQLGSEMAIYSDVNLSNKLNEIKTFNNSNLCYASPGGDSAATYEPIPYATTQLIQASIKNKAATGVAMAEPLDMPCWKQPPNLPPIPKEMAVQMQYNIIEQNMLNKDHLQGSEGMIHPKTIPYNQTRDHSTGGSHHSSDRGSNSTSGSQNQKKGTRAPKIPKHNAVSWGEALSPPHANAWDCDEYSLPMERSFDPEERMEGCPTPPLRGAASSPLEVFYSHPPNATPQGDLSNGLQDGTEHLSQHISGHPRPLSPTHTYSSIPFCMDTDVQEEDEEEEEEEAEEETDAELADSYYSQHHKRQKHKHQLHHPSPHNLLLHGLEQTPASSTGDLDRSVTGSMVNSWGSASEDNISSGRSSVVSTSEGSFFTDGDFNQAVASSRDIVGLRMCRYPEESGRRHQRPSSPMSTDSNMSPAITHKRPRRHKQNQSGQQGYQPKDIFNDDSCMPLNFPSQMSHSDYKVRGATLPRMGSGEARGRRGSAGTQRVREASFEQRESQDKHKTPLGGKGSSKGRQHSEIGDVLLYSRPSFPSGQAQREPDDTNSSSFMSCGDSRTKQGGQLAPTGQVEEFLKS from the exons ATGGTTGCAGTGGGGGAGCCGGCTGTCCTGGAGTGCCAACCACCTCGTGGGCACCCTGAACCCACCATCTCCTGGAGGAGAGATGGTACCAACTTAGATGACAGAGATGAACGCATCACA ATTCGCAGCGGCAAGCTGATGATCACCAACACCAGGAAGAGTGATGCAGGGAAATACATCTGCGTTGGGACTAACATggtgggagagagggagagcgagatCGCCGAACTCACTGTGCTTG AGCGGCCAACCTTTGTGAAGCGGCCCAGCAGTGTGGTGGTGTTGGCTGAGGAGAGCGTGGAGTTCCACTGTGTGGTTCAAGGAGACCCTGTTCCCACTGTCCGCTGGAGGAAAGATGATTCTGACCTGCCTAAGGGCCG ATTTGAAATCCTAGAGGACCATACCTTGATTGTTCGCCAAGTGACCTCTTTAGATGAGGGCTCCTATACATGTGTGGTGGAGAACATGGTTGGAAAGTCTGAATCATCTGCCACGCTCACTGTACACG TCAATACTG TGCCCCCAGCATTTGCCATACGCCCCAGGAACCAGGTGGTGACAGTGGGCAGGACGGTCACCTTCCAGTGCGAGGCCACTGGCAATCCACAGCCCGCTATCTTCTGGCAGAGGGAGGGCAGTGAG AGTTTGCTGTTCTCGTACCAGCCACCACAGCCCTTtagccgtctgtctgtctcccagATGGGCAGTTTGACCATTACCGACGTTCAGCGCTCTGATGGCGGCTTTTACAGTTGCCAGGCTCTCAACATCGCTGGCAGTGTTATTACCAAAGCACTGCTGGAGGTCACAGACT ctgGATCAAACCACCCTCCCCCTGTGATTAGGCAGGGCCCACTCAATCAGACCATTCCTGTGGACAGCACAGTGGTCCTGGGTTGCCAAACAGCTGACTTTCCATCTCCTACAGTCCACTGGAAGAAGGACGGTCTGCTGGTTTCTCCCATGGACTCCCGCATGTCCATAGCAGACACAGGATCACTGGAGATTCGCTACGCTAAG CTGGGAGATACAGGCTTCTACACTTGTTTAGCTTCTAGTCCCAATGGAGAAGCTTCCTGGACAGCATACTTACAGGTGGAGG AGTTTGGAGTTGTTGTTCAGTCCAGTCAGCCGATAGACCCTAACCTGATTCCCAGTGCTCCGTCTAAACCTGAGGTGACTGACATCAGCCatacctctgtcactctgtCGTGGAAAACAAACCCCAATGCTGGTGCAACACCTACATCTTACCTGATCGAGGCATTCAG TTATACGTTAGGCAGCAGATGGGTGACCCTAGCTGAGCATATAAAGACACAGACCTTTGTACTGAGGAACCTGAGGCCAGCAACTGTCTACCTCTTTATGGTCAGAGCGGTGAATGCTTATGGCCTCAGTGACCCCAGTCCAATCTCTGACTCTGTCAGAACACAGG ACAGCACTTCCACCATGCAGGGAGTGGATCACCGACACATCCAGAGGGAGCTGGGAGATGTGGTTATCCACCTGCACCCACCAACTGTTCTTTCATCTTCTGCTGTCAGGATGCAGTGGATG GTTGAGCAGCAGTCCACATACATCCAGGGTTACAAGGTGCTTTACAGGGTATCCGCTGAGCACGGCCAGCCAGAGGGGCAGTGGAGTGTCCTGGAAGTACACACCCCACGGGAGGACGGGGTGGTGATCGGTCAGCTGAAGAGAGGTTCCATCTACGAATTCAAAGTGCGCCCTTTCTTTGATGAGTTCCAGGGAGCTGACAGTGAGGTCAAGGTGGTCAGGACGTTGGAAGAAG CCCCTAGCAGAGCACCCCAGGGCATTACAGTGACAAAGAGTGATACCAATGGGACCGCCATCCTTGTTGCTTGGAAACCGCCTCCACAACGGGAAGAAGCTGGAGTCATTCAGGAGTACAAG ATCTGGTGTCTGGGTAATGAGAGTCGCTATCATGTAAACCAGTCGGTCGACGGCTCCACCTTCTCTGTGCTCATCTCCAATCTGGCACCGGGAATTCGCTACAGCGTAGAGGTTGCTGCCAGCAATGGTGCTGGACCTGGGGTCAGGAGtgatgtcactttttttcaattag ACTCTACAGGCCAGATGATGGATATCAGTGAGGAAAGAGACACCTTGTCTCAGATCTCAGATGTGGTGAGGCAACCAGCATTTATTGCTGGCATTGGCGCCACCTGCTGGTTGGTCCTCATGATCTTCAGTGTGTGGCTCTACCGTCACCGCAAGAAGAGAAATGGCCTCAGCAGCACATACACCGGCATCCGCAAgg TCCCCTCATTCACCTTTACACCTACag TGGCATATCAAAGAGGAGAATCAGTGTGCAGTGCTGCCAG ACCTGGCCTTCTCAGCATGGGTGAACCTCTAAACCAGCTGTGGCTGCCAGACAATTGGCCAAATGCATGTGCCAATCACAAGGACTGTAGCATCAACTGCTGCAATAATGGCAATGGCACCAGTGACAGTAACATGACAACATACAGCCGACCAG CTGACTGCATAGCTAACTATGGAAACCATACAGAAAACAAACAGGGGGGACAGCTTGGTTCTGAGATGGCCATTTACAGCGATGTGAACCTCTCCAACAAGCTTAATGAGATtaaaacattcaacaactccAACTTGTGCTACGCGAGTCCAGGAGGAGATTCAGCAGCCACATATGAACCTATCCCGTACGCCACCACACAGCTCATTCAAGCCAGCATTAAAAATAAGGCAGCCACTGGTGTCGCTATGGCAGAGCCTCTGGACATGCCCTGCTGGAAACagccccccaacctgcctccaaTACCAAAGGAGATGGCAGTACAGATGCAATACAACATAATTGAAcaaaacatgctaaataaag ATCATCTGCAAGGAAGTGAAGGAATGATCCATCCTAAAACTATCCCCTACAACCAGACCCGTGATCACAGCACAGGAGGCTCACACCACAGCTCAGACAGAGGCAGCAACAGCACCTCAG GGagtcaaaatcaaaagaaagGAACACGGGCCCCAAAGATCCCAAAACATAATGCAGTAAGCTGGGGAGAAGCCCTGTCTCCTCCTCATGCTAATGCATGGGACTGTGATGAGTATAGCCTACCCATGGAAAGGAG TTTTGATCCAGAGGAGAGAATGGAAGGCTGCCCTACTCCACCACTTAGAGGGGCTGCCTCATCCCCTCTTGAAGTGTTTTATAGTCACCCACCTAACGCAACACCACAGGGAGACCTGAGCAATGGCCTGCAAGATGGAACCGAGCACCTCAG CCAACACATCAGCGGCCACCCTCGCCCTCTTTCCCCAACACACACCTACAGCTCCATACCCTTCTGCATGGACACCGATGtacaggaggaggatgaggaggaagaggaggaggaggcagaagaGGAGACAGACGCAGAGCTCGCTGACAGTTACTACAGCCAACACCACAAACGGCAGAAGCACAAACACCAGCTGCACCACCCCTCTCCACACAATCTGCTTCTCCATGGGCTGGAGCAGACCCCAGCCTCCAGCACTGGGGATCTGGACAGATCAGTCACAGGGTCCATGGTCAACAGCTGGGGCTCAGCATCTGAGGACAACATCTCATCTGGCAGGTCCAGTGTTGTCAGCACCTCGGAAGGATCCTTCTTTACAGACGGCGATTTCAACCAGGCAGTGGCCTCTTCGCGGGATATTGTAGGCCTGCGCATGTGTAGATACCCAGAGGAGTCAG GCCGGCGGCACCAGCGGCCCAGCAGCCCCATGTCCACAGACAGCAACATGAGTCCTGCAATAACACATAAAAGACCCAGAAGGCATAAACAGAACCAGTCCGGTCAACAGGGCTACCAACCCAAAGATATCTTCAATGACG ACTCTTGCATGCCTCTGAATTTTCCAAGCCAGATGTCCCACAGCGACTATAAAGTGAGGGGGGCAACGCTGCCTCGGATGGGCTCCGGGGAGGCCCGGGGTCGACGAGGTAGCGCCGGGACTCAAAGGGTCAGGGAGGCTTCAtttgagcagagagagagccagGACAAGCACAAGACTCCACTAGGAGGGAAAGGAAGCAGCAAAGGCCGACAGCACTCAG AAATTGGGGATGTCCTTCTGTACAGTCGTCCCTCTTTCCCATCAGGTCAAGCTCAGAGGGAGCCTGATGATACTAATTCATCCAGCTTTATGTCATGTGGAGACTCAAGGACCAAACAGGGAGGACAGCTGGCACCTACAGGACAGGTGGAAGAG ttcCTGAAAAGCTAA